In Anaerolineae bacterium, the following proteins share a genomic window:
- a CDS encoding response regulator, producing MSKVLYIEDHPAQRDILAQMLELNGFEVAVASDGVEGVEKTKAWLPDLILMDLRMPRMDGFEAIKIIRSEDTTAHIPIIAISAWASAKHKERALAAGANEHFTKPVDLNRLLTTIGRYLKDEQ from the coding sequence GTGTCAAAGGTATTATATATTGAAGATCATCCTGCTCAAAGAGACATCCTGGCTCAGATGCTTGAACTCAATGGTTTTGAAGTGGCTGTAGCCAGCGATGGGGTGGAAGGCGTTGAAAAGACAAAAGCTTGGCTTCCGGATTTGATTTTGATGGATTTACGCATGCCCCGGATGGACGGCTTTGAGGCCATCAAAATCATTCGTTCTGAAGACACAACGGCCCACATTCCAATTATTGCTATTTCTGCCTGGGCCAGCGCCAAACATAAAGAACGCGCCCTGGCGGCCGGCGCCAATGAGCATTTTACCAAGCCGGTTGATCTGAATCGGCTGCTGACCACTATTGGACGTTATTTGAAAGACGAACAGTAG
- a CDS encoding SDR family oxidoreductase, whose translation MTNQTPKVVVVTGASTGIGQACALHLDKLGFYVFAGVRKQADAEALRQQASSRLMPVFLDVTQNKTIISTAEAVRDFAGPAGLAGLVNNAGIAVGGPLEFLSIEALCRQIEVNVIGQIAVTQAFLPLLRLGRGRIINMGSISGRGAMPFMGPYAASKFALRALTDSLRLELRPWNIQVSLIEPGAIDTPIWEKSLSAADELANAWPPEVHDLYGQAMTTTRQTIFKAGQNAVSVDEVVGAVTHALTAKQPKTRYLVGRGTKVIALAIKLLPDRVRDWFILKQRNG comes from the coding sequence ATGACAAACCAAACACCAAAAGTAGTGGTCGTAACCGGGGCCTCAACCGGCATAGGCCAAGCTTGCGCGCTACACCTGGACAAGCTAGGATTTTACGTTTTTGCCGGGGTCCGCAAACAAGCAGACGCCGAAGCTTTACGGCAACAAGCATCCAGCCGATTAATGCCGGTGTTTTTAGACGTAACCCAAAACAAGACCATTATCTCCACCGCAGAAGCCGTGCGTGATTTTGCCGGCCCGGCCGGTTTGGCCGGATTGGTCAATAATGCCGGCATTGCCGTGGGAGGGCCGCTTGAGTTTCTGTCTATTGAGGCCCTATGCCGGCAGATTGAGGTTAACGTGATTGGTCAAATTGCTGTAACCCAGGCCTTTTTGCCCCTGCTCCGCTTGGGCCGGGGCCGGATTATTAATATGGGGTCAATTAGCGGGCGGGGAGCGATGCCCTTTATGGGGCCTTACGCCGCTTCAAAATTCGCTCTCAGGGCGCTGACCGACTCGTTGCGGTTGGAACTTAGGCCCTGGAACATCCAGGTGTCGTTGATTGAACCGGGAGCCATTGACACGCCCATTTGGGAAAAATCGCTATCCGCCGCCGATGAATTAGCCAATGCCTGGCCGCCAGAAGTACACGACCTTTACGGCCAGGCAATGACCACCACTCGCCAGACCATTTTTAAGGCCGGCCAAAACGCCGTTTCTGTTGACGAGGTGGTGGGGGCGGTAACGCACGCGCTCACGGCCAAACAACCCAAAACTCGCTATCTGGTGGGACGAGGCACCAAGGTTATTGCGTTGGCAATTAAACTGCTGCCCGACCGCGTGCGCGACTGGTTTATATTAAAACAACGCAACGGCTAA
- a CDS encoding PAS domain-containing protein, with protein MFVDPSILLSSQAIVPLGITLIYLALCIFLFVRRKLDDAMDGLCAAYLFLSALWNVNLAAAVVNAPAIPGLSWTQVAGYGLVILGMVYWAFARAFLQRPGIAWWGWAMGLAGLAAMISLDLGWFVLPPSALAWSYGWLQPANLTFTLSMVWAGLFLAIAIVTTEVQYFRTQSPAHKNRISFLLISIVLSAVGYGLYLSLLEPFWTAGLIIACLGGILTIYIVVVEDLVDLSTAVRHTIRMLIVALVTVTVYLAGIYLVNIFLGNLLASMFLTRFLDRTLLVAAVTAVLLTIVYGPIRQISIRLANRLLFGQHYDYQVVIHNYSQAISNILYLSELSAVALTHIGQALGVENSTLFILDTEKDNVFNLRSVPPTSSNGSPKLISLSKNTPITNRLVIERQALAQYTIDISPQFKNAPTSECKALQALKAEWFIPILKQERLIGLLAVGLKQSGRAYSVQDIRLLTTLADQTALALENAALFDRLQRNLEQTTRMKNLMDNVFDSIDNGVITTDIAGKITLFNRAAEIIMATPAHRCIGFSYTDVLPNFAKTILPNLIKNVTHREDHYTDYEITSELPGRGQVNLNMNLAPLKDAQNQTQGVAIVVDDLTETKRLRAVQDMFRCYVSPAVVDRLPSDPADLKLGGNRQEVTILFADIRGFTTFSEKLAPEELVDVLNQYLSMAAASILMYEGTLDKFMGDAVMGIFNAPLRQDDHVLRAVRAAAAMQRAINDYHHSIGEERGLTFGIGLHVGEAVVGNVGMSDRMDYTAIGDTVNLAKRIQENTPGGKILVSEAVYQATKASINAVFYQEMKVKGREQPVNTYELRAM; from the coding sequence GTGTTCGTAGACCCATCAATCTTGCTATCCAGCCAGGCGATTGTTCCTTTAGGCATTACTTTGATTTACCTTGCGCTTTGCATTTTTTTATTTGTGCGGCGCAAATTAGACGACGCTATGGATGGCCTTTGCGCCGCCTATCTGTTTTTGAGCGCCCTGTGGAACGTTAATCTGGCGGCGGCAGTTGTCAATGCGCCGGCCATACCCGGCCTCAGTTGGACGCAGGTAGCCGGGTATGGGCTGGTTATTTTGGGCATGGTCTATTGGGCCTTTGCCCGCGCTTTTTTGCAACGTCCAGGCATAGCGTGGTGGGGCTGGGCTATGGGCCTGGCCGGTTTGGCCGCAATGATCAGCCTGGACCTGGGCTGGTTTGTTCTGCCGCCGTCGGCCCTGGCCTGGAGTTATGGCTGGCTTCAGCCCGCCAATCTCACTTTTACCCTCAGCATGGTATGGGCAGGCCTTTTTTTGGCCATCGCCATTGTCACCACCGAAGTGCAATATTTCCGCACCCAAAGCCCGGCCCATAAAAATAGAATCAGTTTTTTATTAATATCTATCGTGCTGTCGGCTGTAGGTTATGGCCTGTATTTGTCGCTGCTGGAACCTTTTTGGACGGCCGGTTTGATTATCGCCTGTTTAGGCGGAATTTTAACCATTTACATTGTGGTGGTTGAAGATTTGGTTGATTTAAGCACGGCCGTGCGCCATACCATCAGAATGTTGATTGTGGCCCTGGTTACGGTAACGGTTTACCTGGCCGGCATTTATCTGGTCAATATCTTCCTGGGCAACCTTCTGGCTTCTATGTTCTTGACCCGTTTTTTAGACCGGACTCTGTTGGTTGCCGCTGTTACAGCGGTGTTGCTGACCATTGTCTACGGCCCTATTCGCCAAATCAGTATCCGTTTGGCCAATCGCCTTCTTTTTGGCCAACATTATGATTACCAGGTGGTCATCCACAATTATAGCCAGGCCATTAGCAATATCCTGTACCTGAGCGAACTATCGGCGGTGGCTTTGACTCATATCGGCCAGGCCCTGGGCGTAGAAAACAGCACCCTTTTTATTCTGGATACGGAAAAAGACAACGTTTTTAACCTGCGTTCCGTGCCCCCAACCAGCAGCAACGGGTCACCCAAATTAATTTCTCTTTCAAAAAATACGCCCATTACCAACCGCCTGGTTATTGAACGCCAGGCGTTGGCCCAATATACCATTGATATTTCGCCTCAATTCAAAAACGCGCCCACCTCCGAATGTAAAGCCTTGCAGGCCCTGAAGGCGGAATGGTTTATCCCCATTCTCAAACAGGAAAGGCTCATTGGCCTGTTGGCCGTGGGCCTCAAACAATCAGGCCGGGCCTACAGCGTGCAAGACATTCGCCTGCTCACCACCCTGGCCGACCAAACCGCCCTGGCCCTGGAAAACGCCGCGCTATTTGACCGGCTGCAACGCAACCTGGAACAAACCACGCGCATGAAAAATTTAATGGACAACGTGTTTGACAGCATTGACAACGGCGTTATCACCACCGACATTGCCGGCAAGATCACGCTGTTCAATCGCGCCGCCGAAATCATTATGGCCACCCCCGCGCATCGCTGTATTGGTTTCTCCTACACCGACGTGCTACCCAATTTTGCCAAAACCATTCTGCCCAACCTGATCAAAAATGTAACCCACCGCGAAGACCATTACACCGATTACGAGATCACCTCAGAGTTGCCGGGCCGGGGGCAGGTTAACCTTAACATGAACTTGGCCCCCCTAAAAGATGCGCAAAATCAAACCCAGGGGGTCGCCATTGTGGTAGACGACCTGACCGAAACCAAACGACTGCGCGCCGTGCAAGATATGTTCCGCTGTTACGTATCGCCGGCCGTGGTTGACCGTCTGCCCTCAGACCCGGCAGACCTGAAACTGGGTGGAAATCGCCAGGAAGTGACCATCCTCTTTGCCGACATTCGCGGTTTTACCACTTTTAGCGAAAAATTGGCCCCGGAGGAATTGGTTGACGTTTTGAACCAGTACCTGTCAATGGCGGCTGCTTCAATTTTAATGTATGAAGGCACCCTGGATAAATTTATGGGCGACGCCGTTATGGGCATCTTCAACGCCCCCCTGCGCCAAGACGACCACGTTCTGCGGGCCGTACGCGCCGCCGCCGCCATGCAGCGCGCTATCAACGATTATCACCACAGCATTGGGGAAGAACGCGGCCTCACCTTTGGCATTGGTTTGCACGTGGGCGAAGCGGTGGTGGGCAACGTGGGCATGTCGGACCGGATGGACTACACCGCCATTGGCGACACCGTTAACCTGGCCAAACGTATTCAAGAAAATACTCCCGGCGGCAAAATATTGGTCAGCGAAGCGGTGTACCAGGCCACCAAGGCTTCAATCAACGCCGTCTTCTACCAGGAAATGAAAGTAAAAGGGCGCGAACAGCCGGTGAATACCTATGAGCTGCGCGCAATGTAG
- a CDS encoding amidohydrolase family protein, whose protein sequence is MLKLPGLIDVHTHLRVPGGEHKEDFATGTAAALAGGFTLILAMPNTTPPLASLEVLQETRQKAQQAIRCDVGLFAGAGPGQLDQLPRLAPYAGALKIYLNETFGPLRVVELSALMTCFRTWPRSKIIAMHAEGQSVAVGIGLAAVYQRPVHFCHISRKAEIELIAAAKRQGLPVTCEVTPHHLFLTQAHSDLLGPLADMRPTLAHQTDVAALWAHLSATIDCIATDHAPHTLAEKHSSQPPPGVPGLETALPLMLTAVQEGRLTLERLIELMATNPRRIFNLPAQADTYVEVDPQAQYTISNQDLQTKCGWTPFAGMIATGRVQRVILRGETVFDVSQAARRRVLARPGSGWVWP, encoded by the coding sequence ATGTTAAAATTACCCGGTTTGATAGACGTTCATACCCATTTGCGCGTGCCCGGCGGCGAGCATAAAGAGGATTTTGCCACCGGCACGGCGGCGGCTTTGGCCGGTGGCTTTACCCTTATATTGGCTATGCCCAATACCACGCCGCCTCTCGCCTCGTTAGAGGTTTTGCAGGAAACTCGACAAAAGGCCCAACAAGCGATCCGCTGCGATGTTGGGCTTTTTGCTGGGGCCGGCCCTGGCCAACTCGACCAGTTACCCCGCCTGGCTCCTTATGCCGGCGCCCTTAAAATTTATCTTAATGAAACCTTTGGCCCCTTGCGGGTGGTAGAATTATCTGCCCTGATGACCTGTTTTCGCACCTGGCCTCGCTCAAAAATAATTGCCATGCACGCCGAGGGGCAAAGCGTGGCGGTGGGCATTGGCCTGGCCGCCGTTTACCAACGCCCCGTTCACTTTTGCCACATCAGCCGGAAAGCCGAAATTGAACTGATTGCCGCAGCCAAACGGCAGGGTTTGCCGGTAACCTGCGAAGTGACCCCCCATCATCTTTTTCTCACTCAAGCTCACTCTGATTTACTGGGGCCGTTGGCCGACATGCGCCCCACCTTGGCTCACCAAACCGACGTGGCTGCTTTGTGGGCGCATCTTTCTGCTACTATTGATTGTATTGCCACCGATCACGCCCCCCACACCCTGGCCGAAAAACACTCATCCCAGCCCCCGCCGGGCGTTCCTGGTTTGGAAACAGCCTTACCGCTCATGCTCACCGCTGTTCAAGAAGGCCGCCTCACCCTGGAGCGACTGATTGAATTGATGGCTACCAATCCCCGGCGTATCTTTAACCTCCCGGCGCAAGCCGATACTTACGTTGAAGTGGACCCTCAAGCCCAATACACCATTTCTAACCAGGACTTGCAAACCAAGTGCGGCTGGACCCCCTTTGCCGGCATGATCGCGACCGGACGGGTGCAGCGGGTGATTTTGCGCGGAGAAACCGTTTTCGATGTTTCTCAGGCAGCGCGTCGCCGGGTATTGGCCAGACCGGGCAGCGGGTGGGTGTGGCCGTAA
- a CDS encoding phosphoglycerate dehydrogenase, with amino-acid sequence MTYKILITDDLSPQGLARLESAEDVEFDIVKGLTSEGLAERIGNYDGLIVRSSVRVTEAVLAAADRLKVVGRAGMGVDNIDVDAASMRGVVVMNTPGVNATATAEHTMALLLALVRHLPQAYRKLKGGEWDRKSYVGVQLYRKTMGIIGMGRIGARVALRCRAFGMKVITYDPYLADDVAEELKVEPVELDELLARSDFITLHAASTAETAGLIDEAAIKKMKDGVRIVNTARGALIDEAALVEGLRRGKIAGAALDVFIKEPLAADSPLLALDNVVITPHLAASTQEAQRDVGTQIVDQMLDALREVDYRNAVNLPLVQDASVLRILRPYLNLAERVGSLQSQLADNAVERVEVRVKGDELEGHIKPVTVAILKGLLEPVLHQTVNYVNAPHLAQRRGVIVSQASNIPSDYPNLISCCVKWAGGSHTVEATLFNHNEPRIVQFDGYRVDVRPEGIILVVSNHDRPGFIGQVGTLLGQQGINIAIWRYGRDEPYGRAISFIGVDTDVPEDVLDTLRELDLVMQVKKVRL; translated from the coding sequence ATGACATACAAAATATTGATTACCGATGACCTGTCGCCGCAGGGATTGGCCCGGCTGGAGAGCGCGGAAGATGTTGAATTTGATATTGTAAAAGGTTTAACGTCGGAGGGCTTGGCAGAGCGGATTGGGAATTATGATGGTTTGATTGTGCGCAGCAGTGTGCGGGTCACCGAGGCAGTGTTGGCCGCGGCCGACAGGCTGAAGGTGGTGGGTCGAGCCGGCATGGGCGTAGACAACATAGACGTAGATGCCGCCAGCATGCGCGGAGTGGTGGTGATGAACACCCCCGGAGTCAATGCCACCGCCACAGCGGAACACACCATGGCCCTGTTGCTGGCCCTGGTGCGGCATTTGCCGCAGGCATACCGGAAATTGAAGGGGGGAGAATGGGACCGTAAGAGCTATGTGGGCGTGCAGTTATACCGGAAAACAATGGGCATTATTGGCATGGGACGAATTGGGGCGCGGGTAGCGCTGCGCTGCCGCGCCTTTGGGATGAAGGTGATCACATACGACCCCTACCTGGCGGATGACGTGGCGGAAGAGTTGAAGGTAGAGCCGGTGGAGTTAGACGAGCTATTGGCCCGGTCCGACTTCATTACCCTGCATGCGGCCAGCACCGCGGAAACGGCAGGCTTGATAGATGAGGCAGCAATTAAAAAAATGAAGGATGGGGTGCGGATTGTCAACACGGCGCGCGGAGCGTTGATAGATGAGGCGGCCCTGGTTGAGGGTTTGCGGAGGGGAAAGATTGCCGGAGCAGCCCTGGATGTGTTTATCAAAGAGCCACTGGCCGCGGATAGCCCCCTGTTGGCCCTGGACAATGTAGTGATTACCCCCCACCTGGCCGCAAGCACACAGGAGGCGCAGCGAGATGTGGGCACGCAGATTGTGGATCAGATGTTGGACGCACTGCGGGAGGTGGATTATCGAAATGCGGTGAATTTACCGTTGGTGCAGGATGCGAGTGTATTGCGGATATTGCGGCCCTACCTGAACTTGGCCGAGCGCGTGGGCAGTTTGCAATCTCAGTTGGCCGACAATGCGGTGGAACGGGTAGAGGTTCGGGTGAAGGGAGATGAGTTGGAGGGGCATATCAAGCCGGTAACAGTAGCCATTTTGAAAGGCTTGCTGGAGCCGGTGCTGCATCAGACGGTGAATTACGTGAATGCCCCCCACCTGGCCCAACGGCGGGGCGTCATTGTTTCCCAGGCCAGCAATATCCCCAGTGATTATCCAAATTTGATCTCCTGTTGCGTAAAGTGGGCCGGGGGTAGTCACACCGTGGAGGCCACTTTGTTCAACCACAATGAGCCGCGCATTGTGCAATTTGACGGCTATCGGGTGGACGTGCGCCCGGAGGGCATTATTTTGGTGGTCAGCAATCACGACCGGCCCGGCTTCATCGGCCAGGTAGGCACGTTGTTGGGGCAGCAGGGGATTAATATTGCTATCTGGCGCTACGGCCGCGACGAGCCTTATGGCCGGGCCATTTCATTTATCGGGGTAGATACTGATGTGCCGGAGGACGTGCTTGATACGCTGCGCGAGCTTGACCTGGTGATGCAGGTAAAAAAGGTGCGTTTGTAG
- the trxB gene encoding thioredoxin-disulfide reductase yields MSNDIRETIILGSGPSGLAAALYAGRAELKPLVITGNEFGGQINTTSEVENYPGFSGATGPELVAVMKEQAERFGAEIKMDYIEQADLSQRPFKLSSPGADYYAKSLIITIGASYRKLNVPGEVELTGRGVSYCATCDGFFFRERDIVVVGGGDSALEEAIFLTRFARSVTVIHRRDELRAGPILQTRAKKNEKINFIWDTVVTRIKGEAAVTGLELKNVKTGETWTHPTDGVFIAIGHIPNSALFKGQLEIDEQGFIVTDRRLRASVEGVWAAGEITDSVFRQAITSAGMGAAAAIEAERWLAEQAD; encoded by the coding sequence ATGAGCAACGACATCCGTGAAACCATCATTCTTGGTTCTGGCCCCAGTGGTTTGGCCGCAGCCTTATATGCCGGTCGGGCCGAGTTGAAACCGCTGGTTATTACCGGCAATGAATTTGGCGGGCAGATCAATACCACCAGCGAAGTTGAAAATTATCCCGGCTTCAGCGGCGCTACCGGCCCAGAATTGGTGGCAGTAATGAAAGAGCAGGCCGAGCGTTTTGGCGCCGAAATAAAAATGGATTACATTGAGCAGGCTGATTTGAGCCAACGTCCCTTTAAACTTTCGTCTCCCGGCGCCGATTATTATGCCAAATCCCTCATCATTACCATCGGCGCATCGTATCGTAAATTAAACGTGCCGGGCGAGGTAGAATTGACCGGGCGCGGCGTAAGTTATTGCGCTACCTGTGACGGGTTTTTCTTTAGAGAGCGGGACATTGTGGTGGTAGGCGGCGGCGACAGCGCCCTGGAAGAGGCCATCTTTTTGACCAGGTTTGCCCGCAGCGTCACGGTCATTCACCGCCGGGACGAACTCCGCGCCGGCCCTATTCTGCAAACCAGGGCCAAAAAGAATGAAAAGATTAACTTTATCTGGGATACCGTTGTTACCAGAATCAAAGGGGAGGCCGCCGTAACCGGCCTGGAATTAAAAAACGTAAAAACAGGCGAAACCTGGACCCACCCCACCGACGGCGTATTTATTGCCATTGGCCACATCCCCAACTCGGCTTTGTTCAAAGGCCAGCTTGAGATTGATGAACAGGGCTTTATTGTTACCGATAGGCGTTTGCGTGCCAGTGTTGAAGGGGTGTGGGCGGCCGGTGAAATCACCGACTCCGTTTTCAGACAGGCCATTACCTCGGCGGGGATGGGAGCTGCGGCGGCCATTGAGGCCGAACGCTGGTTGGCCGAGCAAGCCGATTAG
- a CDS encoding FHA domain-containing protein — protein sequence MVRYIADTEDEFTEAEFQTIQEAPPTAYLTLVAGGRLSHSFPLRGEVRLGREKSNAIVVADQKVSRHHASFTPIDNTFIISDQGSANGTYVNGVLIGQPTRLKNNDRVSVGDTHFLFTTAPPDSNAPDRPAPPLSPPPASVPVASGVAAMASGNNTSLWMLFGCMALVIIVLLFIVAVFLGIFVGRAQLLGWVMLGLAQGSGWF from the coding sequence TTGGTACGTTATATTGCCGATACAGAAGACGAATTTACCGAGGCCGAGTTTCAAACCATTCAGGAAGCGCCGCCTACGGCCTACCTGACCCTGGTTGCCGGGGGACGCCTGAGTCATTCGTTCCCCTTACGCGGCGAAGTGCGCCTGGGCCGCGAAAAAAGTAATGCGATTGTGGTGGCCGATCAAAAAGTCTCCCGTCATCATGCCAGTTTTACCCCCATTGATAACACCTTCATCATCAGCGACCAGGGCAGCGCCAACGGCACTTACGTTAACGGCGTGCTCATTGGGCAACCAACCCGGCTAAAAAACAATGATCGGGTTAGTGTGGGGGATACTCATTTTCTTTTTACCACCGCCCCACCAGATTCTAATGCCCCTGATCGCCCTGCCCCGCCCCTCTCTCCGCCGCCTGCTTCTGTGCCGGTTGCATCTGGCGTAGCCGCGATGGCTTCAGGAAATAACACCTCGCTGTGGATGTTATTCGGCTGTATGGCCCTGGTTATCATTGTTTTGCTGTTCATTGTGGCCGTGTTTTTAGGGATATTTGTTGGCCGCGCCCAACTATTGGGGTGGGTCATGTTGGGCCTGGCTCAAGGGAGTGGCTGGTTTTAA